The following are encoded together in the Robertmurraya sp. FSL R5-0851 genome:
- a CDS encoding carboxymuconolactone decarboxylase family protein has product MDQGFIARNPSEEALHDYKQGLGAFTQKMPDIASHFNAFTEACFKEGVLTQKQKQLIALGISLYSQDEYCIIYHVKGCLDQGATEQEILEAIGVTAAFGGGGAMSQAVTLVQNTMDDFNQLKQ; this is encoded by the coding sequence ATGGATCAAGGATTTATTGCAAGAAATCCGAGTGAAGAAGCTCTACATGATTATAAACAAGGTCTTGGTGCGTTTACTCAAAAAATGCCAGATATCGCTAGCCATTTTAATGCATTCACAGAAGCATGCTTCAAAGAGGGAGTCTTAACTCAAAAACAAAAGCAACTAATTGCTCTGGGAATTAGCCTGTATTCTCAGGATGAATATTGCATCATCTACCATGTGAAAGGATGCTTGGACCAAGGCGCAACCGAACAAGAGATTCTTGAAGCGATTGGTGTAACTGCAGCCTTTGGTGGAGGCGGTGCCATGAGCCAGGCTGTTACCCTTGTACAAAATACGATGGATGATTTTAATCAATTAAAACAGTGA
- a CDS encoding MetQ/NlpA family ABC transporter substrate-binding protein: MKKFLSLFLSLAVALVLAACGTAKEDESNAGEGEEAAETTELVVGASNVPHAEILEEAKSLLAEKGIELKIETFQDYILPNQALESGDLDANYFQHIPYLESQMAEHGYDFANAGGIHIEPMGVYSKKYKSLEELPEGAHIIMSSSVADHGRILTMLEKEGLITLKEGVNNVEATVEDIAENPKNLHFDTEYEASLLPQIFNNDEGDAVLINSNYAIDAGLNPIEDSIAIEDKESPYVNVIAVRKGDENSEAIKALVEVLHSQEIQDFILEKYEGAVVPVSE, translated from the coding sequence ATGAAGAAATTTTTAAGCTTATTTTTATCATTAGCAGTTGCTTTAGTTCTTGCAGCTTGCGGTACAGCAAAAGAAGATGAGTCTAACGCTGGTGAAGGCGAAGAAGCAGCAGAAACTACTGAGTTAGTAGTTGGAGCTTCTAACGTACCACATGCGGAAATTTTAGAAGAAGCAAAGTCACTTTTAGCGGAAAAAGGAATTGAATTAAAGATTGAAACATTCCAAGATTATATCCTACCTAACCAAGCGTTAGAGTCTGGTGATCTTGATGCAAACTATTTCCAACATATTCCTTACCTTGAGTCTCAAATGGCTGAACATGGTTATGATTTTGCTAATGCGGGTGGAATCCATATCGAACCAATGGGTGTGTACTCTAAAAAGTACAAGAGCTTAGAAGAGCTTCCAGAAGGAGCACATATCATCATGAGCAGCTCCGTTGCAGACCACGGTCGTATTTTAACTATGCTTGAAAAAGAGGGATTAATCACTCTTAAAGAAGGCGTTAATAACGTAGAAGCAACAGTTGAAGATATCGCAGAAAATCCTAAAAATCTTCACTTTGACACAGAGTACGAAGCATCATTATTACCACAAATCTTTAACAATGATGAAGGTGATGCAGTACTTATCAACTCGAACTATGCGATCGATGCAGGTCTAAACCCAATTGAAGATTCAATTGCAATCGAAGACAAAGAGTCTCCGTACGTGAACGTAATCGCGGTTCGTAAAGGTGACGAAAACTCTGAAGCAATCAAAGCTTTAGTCGAAGTACTACACTCACAAGAAATCCAAGACTTTATCCTTGAAAAATACGAAGGTGCTGTAGTACCAGTATCTGAATAA